The Microcaecilia unicolor chromosome 3, aMicUni1.1, whole genome shotgun sequence nucleotide sequence AGTTGCTCCATTGAGGATGACTTGGGAAGCGGAATTAGGTTTGGATGCGTCTGAATTTGATTGGTCTACTTTCTGGGTTTACTCCATGCGTCCCACGAAGTCAGCAGCAATATCTCAATCCTCATATTTCATCTTCCACAAAGCCTATTGGACTCCTGCTCGAGTGGCCAGAATCACTAAGAGTGTCAACTTCAACTGCTGGTCTTGTCAAGAAAGAGATGGTTCACTGGCACATATGGTTTTCTACTGTAAAAACGTCAGAGCTTACTGGCAACTAATTTGGTCAAAAATGTGTCTTATCTTTCACTTGCCTGAGTCCACTGCGCTCTCTTATGAGGTTGTGATCTTACGAGCTTCTTGTCCTACTATCCCTCTTTTGGAGTCTGATAAGAAATTGTATAACATACTGCTAGCTGTGgccttgcatttaattgtctccaattggaaaaataatgtgtacctgaattataatgaatggtggagttatgtatgcgtgatcaggaaatatgaaacaattttggCCCATAGACGTCGAAACATTAGGTCTGTTTTgaggacctgggctcgtttagaccttttttgtcaggagccacatagcactccttgaccttgtgtaaccctgcaatttgtctccgggtattgccatggaactttgactttgattatgcttatgattttttttttttgggggggggggggggggggttaatttccgggggggggggggttgtttgattttgtgtttacttttgtattctctgtatgacaaaacctttaataaaaatataattaaaaaaaaaaaaagaaaaatggacctgcccgcgtccaaaacatgcacctacaccagcgcaggctattTATTggtacgccttagtaaaaggcccctcagtTCAGAAATTAGGCATCCAAGTCAGGAtgtctgaagcaggggcgtagccagacttcagcgggagggggggggggtccagagcccgaggtgagggggcacattttagccacccccggcaccgccgaccccccatttttaacccccccccgccattttttacccctcccgccgccaccaccacctttgaccccccccccccagcactaacCCTTTCGACCTCCTTTTcctgctgccgccgccgttgagtacctttgctggcgggagtccccaaccactgccagccgaagtcctcttctctggcgcagccgcgttgctgatctgcaagggcagacttctgtttctgtgagtctgaggaaTATTTTATAGATAAATTTGGAAATCATCAGATGTTCGAAATTTGTCTGTAGAAGCCTCCGCGTCAGTGACCCCTGATGccggtgcggtagcaccgaaacacggcccgtgttgggtctttcgtCTGTAGAAGCCTCCGCGtcagtgacccctgatgcaggtgtggtagcaccgaaacacggcccgtgtcgggtctttcttcaatcaagttcaccattaaaagtttttttaaacgAAAGAATTGTGTCCCTTTTATTTtgaaaggccctttgtgctcttttttttgcTTTGGACTCTTTTCCGTACTTagttccctctctctgttacacaATAGAATCTGAAGCTGTCACGGAAGCTTTACCAGTTTCACTTTTGGAAGTGACATCAACCACTGGGGGGATTAAGAGGGTGACCTCCCTTAATGCTTCTAGTGGAGTGATGCTTGTTCAGAGCACTTTTCTGACGACTTGACATCCCAGGTAACGGGGTTTAAATCTAGACATCCATTTTTTTGGACACAGACCATCCATTCCCTTCctgaaatgggaaagaaaagccTATAGGAACATGActtgccaaactgggtcagaccagtggtccatctagcccagtatcctgcttccaacagtggataatccaggtcacaagtacctggcagaaacccaattagtagcaacattccatgctaccaatcccagggcaagcagtggcttcccccatgtcataGTAGcatatagtaacgtagtagatcactgcagataaagacatgtacagtgcaagctcagtttttgcacatgcatgaaaactgagcattgcCTGGATGCTGCCATTGGGTGGCTCACTAAAGCTGCCACCGACTGCTGAGCTGGAGGGAGTTCTGGGAACCTTCGAGGaggtcttcagttggcagggcttgCGGATCCCTACAAGCTTAGATAtttactcccggattctataaagtccGCCTAGAGATCAGCGCTGAAATGGGCACGGATTCTATGCATGTAATTTAAtaagcttaataagctaatgagcactgataacagcgcttagccgttgccagagaatgtggtaaaggcggttagcttagcagagtttaaaaaaaaggtttggacggcttcctaaaggaaaagtccatagaccgttattaaatggacttgggggaaatccactatttctgggataagcagtataaaatattttgtacatttttgggatcttgccgggcatttgtgacctgaattggccactgttggaaacaggatgctgggctcgatggacctttggtctttcccagtatggcaatacttatgtacttagcaagcaataatgagcagtaattggcagtgactagaatttaggtgcacaactcgataagtgtattctgtaacaatgtgtgccaAACGTCTaaagcatgcaggcaaaaagcggtatggttatgggcagggaaataggcatttcatggaCGCTCTGAAGCTTACACGACTAATATGGCCTagggcacctaaatctacgcgcagggatttacaccaagttttcattggtgtaaatggatgcacgtagttttagtcACTTAAATataaactaagtgtattctataattagtcggtactgatttcagcgccagttttttaggcaccatatatagaatctcccgctTAATGTTTTAAGTTGAGTTGGGGTGGGGGGCATGGGGGGAGGAGTGgtgtgaaggggggcaggctACGGAAGGACACTGTACCTGCCCATTTTGGTAATTTGAGGTCTGACTATGCCACTGATcactgtgttttttctagcaaaaaaggtgctggtactcaaatgctaagccacccttcagggccccctgcaaccagtcacagaatctatgacaaggcagaattggtgtgtagggcctgagctctttcattaaaacttgggggtccatgggtcaattttagcagacaatggaaaaggtgctggtactcagtacccccaagaaaCCCCTCAAATAAAGCCCTGCCACTGATGCATACAGTACATGGACATAGTTGCATCTGTCTCAgatcaggtgtaaactggtgtgaaAGCATTTACACTACTGGAGATTATTGTTAGAACTTAAGGTCGTAAAGGCACATTGGTAAATAGACATGTTCTGGGAAATCTTTTATAAGCATTCTGTTATAAAAATACCTCCATGTGACTACAGTAAGGGTATTTATTTATGCTAAATTGAACTGTGCATTGGCATGAACTTATGCTGGTTGTTCAGATAACATTGTGGTTGCATGTGTTGTGGAAGTACAACATTATTCTtcagtgtgcagcactgcgtacgccttgtagcgctatagaaatgctaaatagtagtagtagtagtattcacaggcccgtgccaagggtctgtgccgccccccccccccgcagacgaacagttggcgcccccccccgcagatgaacagttggcacgcgcgccccctccccccgtgaagatgatcgcggcgcgccctgggggcctttaaatcttttacttgcagtcgcagcagcgtctgtgaaagtggagcgctgccgacgtctcccttcccttcgcgctgttggttccctcactgagggaaccaacagcgcgaagggaagggagacgtcggcagcgctccactttcacagacgctgctgcgactgcaagaaaaagatttaaaggcctcggcggcgcggggcgagggtaagcaccgcggcggcgccctccagaggtgggcgccctcctgcggtgcttaccccgcttaccacatcggcacggccctgagtatTCAAATGTTTTAACTGTGATTTATTCTCTTACAGGAGTCCGTAACACTGAAGAGAGCATCATGAGTTGGTCATTCCTACGGGATCTCTTAAGCGGAGTCAACAAGTATTCCACTGGCATTGGCAGGATCTGGCTGTCCGTCGTGTTTGTCTTCCGCCTGCTGGTCTATGTAGTGGCAGCAGAACACGTATGGAAAGATGAGCACAAGGAGTTTGAGTGCAACGCCAGGCAGCCCGGATGTGAGAACGTTTGCTTTGACCACTTCTTCCCCATCTCCCAGGTCAGACTCTGGGCCCTGCAACTGATCATGGTAtctaccccttccctcctcgtAGTCCTGCACGTTGCGTACCGGGAGAACAGggaaaaaagatacaaaaagaAGCTTTACAAGAACACGGGAAGCATGGACGGTGGCCTGTGGTGCACTTACGTCATCAGCCTCATTTTCAAATCCATTTTCGAAATCGGTTTCTTGGTTTTGTTCTACAAACTATACAACGGGTTCAACGTGCCGCGCCTTGTGAAATGCGACATGGACCCTTGCCCCAACACAGTAGACTGTTACATATCTAGACCCACAGAGAAAAAGGTTTTCCTTTACTTTGTGGTTGTGACATCTGTACTGTGCATTGTGTTGAACGTGGCCGAACTGACCTATCTCATCTTCAAACAGTTCACCAGATGTTGCCTGAAGAGGTACACTCAGCGAGTTAATAATAATCGATGCGACTGTCAGAAGCTACAGTACGTCAAGCATGATGACACAGCCTTCGCTGCTCCAGTACAAACGGTAACTTCTGACGTCAGCTCTAATACGTCAGAAAAATCAGAAAGGATGTTACCCGCTGAATGACTGTTACAGCATCCTTTGGGGCCTAATGACTAAACTTTGGTCCAACAGACACAAAACGGGAACAATTCTTTCATTCATTTGGCCCTTATATTTCTTAGGCTTGGCCTGTCTTTGCTGGCAACTCCAAGAAAGCCCCTTACCCTGTGAAAAATGATAAACTGTTAGATATAAGTAACTAGTAAAagagccccgtttctgatgcaaatgaaacgggggctagcaatgttttcttctgtgtgcatgtgggagtgtgtgtgtccctgccctctggcctctctcccctcccccctctgagtccttcactgttacagagccagcgatttgatttcatgctctgctgttttccttcactgactgtgttacagagagggcggggcagacactcatagggaaaccggatatctcgcccccttcacacttccggctggaggcttcatagaacgttggtgttgctttttatatagagagattttttttttaaaaagcatataAGTCGATCTCATGTATAAGATGAGATGTCAGAGAGATTCATGTGCTGCGACAgtggtgcgggggagggggggttaccaGTACTTTTCACAGCGCTATGGGTGTTACCCGTAGATAAGATGACCCTGTGTTTTCCACAGCATTTGTCGGCTTACATTTCTTGACTTACAGTTGAGTGTATATGGTAATTTAAAGTTTTTATATTTTCTATTGGAGGGGATTGGGCAGGGCCGCCGCGAGGGGGGGGTGGACAGCGGGGATAAAATTCctcgggcctccgggggggcccggcgctgccgcCGCAGTCTGGcttgcccgccctccgtcgctccctggcactgaacttaagtgcctcactttcgaaagtgcagcaagcagcggcagaccactccttccttccgtgtccggccctcgcctgatgtaacccgtgagggcgggacacggaaggagtggtctcctgctgcttgctgcgatttcaaaggtgaggcacttaaggtcTGTGGAGAGGGTCCGGGGGTGGAGAGATGGCCcggtggcaggtggagggggggggggggcccggcgacctagggggggggggggggcggccctgtcccgggcctggcccagtctctcggcggccctgggactGGGTACATACCTCTGTGGCCTGCAGTACCAAACTGAAGATTAGAATGGTGCTTACAGGTGCATTGGTTGTAGTAAAAGCAAAAATAGAGGTTTGAAATGTGTGTTGGTTTTATTTATAGGGAACAATTTTATAAGCAACTTGTGTGTGTAAACCAGCTTTACAGGTATAAATATGTGCTTATAATACTGTTCAGGAGTGCACAACACATACATGTCAACTACGTGTacattttctggggggggggcataggaggAGTTGGGGTAGGATCAGCACTTATGCATATAGGTTAAAAAATACATGTATACGTGTCAATTGTTACTGACACTTGAGAACATAAGCGttaccatattgggacagaccgaaggtcaatcaaacccaatatcctgtttccaacagtggccaatccagatcacaagtacctggcgaaaTCCCAAAAGAGTAGCTGGTCTTGTCAAACAAAAAGGAGGAGCAAACCTCACGTGAACGTGAACAAGTCAAAAAAAGTGAGGTAgatccaaggaggatatcaagtAGTTTTTATTGGAAGAACAGCTTAAAAgacgacccgacatggccgtgtttcagcccagaagggcctgcatcaggggttttggTGAatctctgatgttatagtagaagTGCTTAACAACGAGATTGTGGATGAGGTTCTTGCTGTTAAATCCTTGTGATATCCTCAGCagatcagcaaaattcgccctttcctctctgaacacaccacccgaactctcgtccacgctctcattacctctcgcctggactactgcaacttactcctcaccggcctcccacttagccatctatccccccttcaatctgttcagaactctgccgcacgtctcatattccgccagaaccgatatactcatatcacccctctcctcaggtcacttcactggcttccgatcagataccgcattcaagtcaagcttctccttcttacctacaaatgcactcagtctgctgcctctcactatctttctaccctcatctccccttacgttcccgcccgtaacctccgttcacaggataaatccctcctctcagtacccttctccaccaccgccaactccaggctccgctcattctgcctcgcctcatcctatgcttggaatcaacttcctgagcccttacgccaagccccctccctacccatcttcaaatccttgctcaaagcccacctcttcaatgctgcgttcggcacctaacccttaccgttcagtgaatccagactgccccaatttgactgtccctatcggaccgaccgttcacttgtctattagattgtaagctctttgagcagggactgtctctctttgttaaattgtacagcgctgcgtaaccctagtagcgctctagaaatgttaagtagtagttgtagtattacatatagcagtgatttaaccagagctgagattgtgatgtcataatgcctcattccaccaatgcctaagagccaacctcatcagtgatgtcacaatggcttgactgtcctatatttgtctcactcttatctattagattgtaagctctttgagcagggactgtctctctttgttaaattgtacagcgctgcgtaaccctagtagcgctctagaaatgttaagtagtagtagtagatcaaaaGCGCTGAAAAAGTGGCCGTCCaaacggccgtgtcgggtcatctttTAAGCTGTTCTTCCAATAAAAACCACTTGATATCCTCTTTGGATCTACCTCACTTTTTTTTGGCTTGCTTTTAGCTGggcttgtcctcaaggtatcgTATTTTGATAGAGCCAGCTGCCCTggctgcccattaaagccaggattattttcaaattgtgtgtttttgtctttcaaatattttatagCATGACACCGGATTACATGTAGCCCTTTACAACTATTCCTtatgcaatataacctctggttctaagGATTGCCTTAGACTTCATCTCCAAGATTGCACGAGAGTGCCCTATAAGTCGGTTCACTGCGCAGCCTTTAGATACCAAGGTGTtaagtggtggaactcactgccaacgGCAAGCAAAGGTaggcctgattacttggtatttcgcaaaagactgaaagcttttctctttcagaggtttctacccattgatgggGTGTTTTAGATTGTACctggccatcaatggtttattatGTAGTTCTTATTTATATCTTATCTGCTCTTacctgatattttgtttatgataTTGTGAGCCATatcagagaggaggagtggcctagtggttagggtggtggactttggtcctgggaaactgaggaactgagattgattcccagcacaggcagctccttgtgactctgggcaagtcacttaaccctccattgcctgccgcattgagcctgccgtgagtgggaaagcgcggggtacaaatgtaacaaaaataaaaaatgcctgttgttttatttattgtaagccacattgaaatcgagtatatttgggataatgtgtggtataaatcctaaataaataaataaataaaatacaggaataagcagtggattttccccaagtccatactaaaaatagcttatggac carries:
- the GJB7 gene encoding gap junction beta-7 protein, encoding MSWSFLRDLLSGVNKYSTGIGRIWLSVVFVFRLLVYVVAAEHVWKDEHKEFECNARQPGCENVCFDHFFPISQVRLWALQLIMVSTPSLLVVLHVAYRENREKRYKKKLYKNTGSMDGGLWCTYVISLIFKSIFEIGFLVLFYKLYNGFNVPRLVKCDMDPCPNTVDCYISRPTEKKVFLYFVVVTSVLCIVLNVAELTYLIFKQFTRCCLKRYTQRVNNNRCDCQKLQYVKHDDTAFAAPVQTVTSDVSSNTSEKSERMLPAE